In Cotesia glomerata isolate CgM1 linkage group LG1, MPM_Cglom_v2.3, whole genome shotgun sequence, one genomic interval encodes:
- the LOC123267449 gene encoding uncharacterized protein LOC123267449: MEDEQLDIYPQLPEEIEAEVHDNDDQEGIENVEFADYDIENEVVENEDEDIEESGDDEIPQDRYQICIKGPREIIVHPCCHYRMCQVCSKKVQKTAQEKRLPLKCPFCNELAQMFCRVF, encoded by the exons ATGGAAGATGAACAATTGGATATTTACCCCCAATTACCGGAAGAAa ttgaAGCAGAAGttcatgataatgatgatcaAGAAGGGATCGAGAATGTCGAGTTTGCTGATTATGATATAGAaa ATGAAGTTGTTGAAAATGAAGATGAAGATATAGAGGAGTCAGGAGATGATGAAATCCCTCAGGACAGGTATCAAATATGCATCAAGGGACCGCGGGAAATTATTGTCCACCCTTGCTGCCATTACCGTATGTGCCAAGTCTGCTCAAAAAAAGTGCAGAAGACAGCTCAAGAGAAACGTCTCCCGTTAAAATGTCCGTTTTGCAATGAGCTGGCGCAAATGTTTTGTCGtgttttctaa
- the LOC123265553 gene encoding uncharacterized protein LOC123265553 — MPPKQACATVEIDINKIGVNYSSWLKERAILTPTNDSANSINNFLLEKLSTIQMKYKSIGTVEEVDDAVHYSVEFLHTLNPPGIPSHILNLKIGAPIMLLRNLNPPKLCNGTRLQVKNLHKNIIEATILTGKHEGEVVFILRIPLVPSDYHFNFKRLQFPVRVCYAMTINKEQGQSFKLAGVDLRDDCFSHGQFYVACSRVSSPDNLIILQPEKKTKNIVYKEVLSL; from the coding sequence atatcaataaaattggaGTTAATTACTCTTCATGGCTAAAAGAAAGAGCTATTCTGACTCCAACGAATGATTCAGCAAATAGCATTAACAACTTTCTTCTGGAAAAGCTATCAACTATTCAAATGAAGTATAAATCTATTGGTACAGTCGAAGAAGTTGATGATGCTGTCCATTATTCTGTCGAGTTCTTACATACACTCAATCCACCCGGAATACCATCTCATATTCTCAATCTTAAAATTGGAGCACCAATAATGTTACTGCGCAATTTGAATCCTCCAAAACTATGTAACGGTACCAGACtacaagtgaaaaatttacataaaaatattattgaagctACAATTTTAACAGGTAAACATGAAGGAGAAGTCGTATTTATTCTAAGAATTCCTTTGGTTCCATCTGACTACCATTTCAACTTCAAACGTCTACAATTTCCTGTTAGGGTTTGCTATGCTATGACTATCAATAAAGAGCAGGGGCAGAGTTTTAAATTAGCTGGTGTAGATTTGAGAGACGATTGTTTTTCTCATGGTCAGTTTTACGTGGCATGCTCGAGAGTCAGTTCACCGGACAACTTGATTATTCTTCAACCAGAAAAAAAGACCAAAAACATTGTTTACAAGGAAGTTTTAAGTTTGTAA
- the LOC123265335 gene encoding uncharacterized protein LOC123265335 produces MRHNHAYDLLTIDVKSSNNALIASSKKHFYSIDDIYFNVSKSHVDEIKTRLPLKILKPGMRYHQKKMAASLPMLNTYGEVVDFLTKHISLTKYSADKLITLRNVGDDVLLLGDPGIAASCQFDTLHMSSTINVLLTFGNTRILTFILGQYEHYAFLIGIVLWARQTAEICTEILRQIKFFLLPSINLSKIYVDFDLKIFVKEVFPESNIHGTYNNYCRILYHESYEKNVRIVNPSHEEFLKICFSLILLPHEKIEKGFNELVNNLTHDANVQLTNFIGYFRTTWIQGVGPTNMSLFEKTDSLNTVPVLF; encoded by the exons ATGCGGCATAACCATGCGTACGATTTACTTACCATTGATGTTAAGAGTTCTAATAACGCATTAATCGCATCTTCTAAGAAACATTTCTATTCTATTGAtgacatttattttaatgtttcaAAATC TCACGTTGATGAAATTAAAACAAGATTaccattaaaaattcttaagccAGGAATGCGTTATCATCAAAAGAAGATGGCTGCCAGCTTGCCGATGTTAAATACTTATGGTGAAGTCGTAGATTTTCTAACAAAGCATATAAGTTTGACAAAATATTCTGCAGATAAGCTTATCACATTGCGTAATGTCGGAGACGATGTTCTACTACTTGGGGACCCTGGAATCGCGGCATCATGTCAGTTTGATACATTACACATGAGTTCTACCATCAATGTTCTTCTTACTTTTGGAAATACTCGTATCCTCACTTTCATTTTAGGACAATATGAACATTAT GCATTTCTTATTGGGATTGTACTGTGGGCTAGACAAACCGCAGAAATTTGCACGGAAATACTTCGTCAGATTAAATTCTTCTTGCTCCCTAGTATCAACTTATCGAAAATCTACGTGgactttgatttaaaaatttttgtgaaagaAGTTTTTCCGGAAAGTAATATTCATGGCACCTACAACAATTACTGCCGC ATATTATACCATGAGTCTTATGAGAAAAATGTGAGAATCGTTAATCCTTctcatgaagaatttttaaaaatctgttTTTCTCTTATTCTTCTACCCCATGAAAAAATAGAGAAAGGTTTTAACGAGTTGGTGAACAATCTGACACACGATGCAAATGTTCagcttacaaattttattggGTACTTCAGGACGACGTGGATACAAGGGGTAGGTCCGACAAATATGTCTCTTTTCGAGAAAACGGACAGTTTAAATACTGTACCAGTCTTATTTTGA